A genomic window from Rhizobium sp. 007 includes:
- a CDS encoding acyl-CoA carboxylase subunit beta, with the protein MKEVLDELERRREIARQGGGQARIEAQHKRGKLTARERIDLFLDEDSFEEFDMFVEHRSTDFGMDKSRIAGDGVVTGWGTVNGRTVFVFAKDFTVFGGSLSEAHAEKIMKVQDMALKNRAPIVGIYDAGGARIQEGVAALGGYAEVFQRNVLASGVIPQISVIMGPCAGGDVYSPAMTDFIFMVRDTSYMFVTGPDVVKTVTNETVTSEELGGASVHTTRSSIADGAYDNDVDTLLQVRRLIDFLPLSNTSPVPEIECYQSVMDGDQSLDTLIPANANKPYDIKELIHKVADDGDFFEIQASFAKNIVCGFGRVEGSTVGFVANQPMVLAGVLDSDASRKAARFVRFCDCFSIPIVTFVDVPGFLPGTAQEYGGLIKHGAKLLFAYAEATVPKLTVITRKAFGGAYDVMASKHLRGDLNYAWPTAQIAVMGAKGAVEIIFRKDITDPEKIAAHTKMYEDRFLSPFVAAERGYIDEVIMPHSTRRRLARGLKMLRNKDLSNPWKKHDNIPL; encoded by the coding sequence ATGAAGGAAGTTCTCGACGAGCTGGAGCGGCGCCGGGAGATTGCTCGGCAGGGCGGTGGCCAGGCGCGCATCGAAGCGCAGCACAAGCGCGGCAAGCTGACGGCACGCGAACGGATCGACCTCTTCCTCGATGAAGACTCTTTCGAGGAGTTCGACATGTTCGTTGAGCATCGCTCGACGGATTTCGGCATGGACAAGAGCCGGATTGCCGGCGACGGCGTCGTCACGGGCTGGGGAACCGTCAACGGCCGGACGGTCTTCGTCTTCGCCAAGGATTTCACGGTGTTCGGCGGCTCGCTTTCCGAGGCGCATGCCGAGAAGATCATGAAGGTCCAGGACATGGCGCTGAAAAATCGGGCGCCGATCGTCGGCATCTATGATGCGGGCGGCGCGCGCATCCAGGAAGGGGTTGCTGCGCTCGGCGGCTATGCCGAAGTCTTCCAGCGCAATGTGCTCGCCTCCGGCGTCATTCCGCAGATTTCCGTGATCATGGGCCCATGTGCCGGCGGCGACGTCTATTCGCCTGCGATGACCGATTTCATCTTCATGGTGCGCGACACCTCTTACATGTTCGTGACCGGTCCGGATGTCGTCAAGACCGTCACCAACGAGACCGTAACCTCCGAGGAACTCGGCGGCGCCTCTGTTCACACGACGCGTTCCTCAATTGCCGACGGCGCTTACGACAACGATGTCGACACATTGCTGCAGGTCCGCCGCCTCATCGATTTCCTGCCGCTCTCCAACACCTCGCCGGTGCCGGAGATCGAATGTTACCAGTCGGTGATGGATGGGGATCAATCGCTGGACACGCTCATCCCCGCCAATGCCAATAAGCCGTATGACATCAAGGAGCTGATCCACAAGGTTGCGGACGATGGCGATTTTTTTGAGATTCAGGCAAGCTTCGCCAAGAACATCGTCTGCGGTTTCGGGCGCGTCGAGGGCTCGACGGTCGGCTTTGTGGCGAACCAGCCGATGGTGCTTGCCGGCGTGCTCGATAGCGATGCATCACGCAAGGCCGCGCGTTTCGTGCGCTTTTGCGATTGCTTCAGTATTCCGATCGTCACCTTCGTCGATGTTCCGGGCTTTCTGCCGGGCACGGCGCAGGAATATGGCGGTCTCATCAAGCATGGGGCGAAGCTGCTTTTTGCCTATGCGGAGGCGACCGTGCCGAAGCTGACAGTCATCACCCGCAAGGCGTTCGGCGGGGCTTACGACGTAATGGCCTCCAAGCATCTGCGCGGCGATCTCAACTATGCCTGGCCGACGGCGCAGATCGCAGTGATGGGTGCGAAGGGCGCAGTCGAGATCATCTTCCGTAAGGACATCACCGATCCGGAAAAGATTGCGGCACACACAAAGATGTACGAGGACCGCTTCCTGTCGCCCTTTGTCGCGGCCGAGCGCGGCTATATCGACGAGGTGATCATGCCGCATTCGACGCGCCGCCGCCTGGCGCGCGGTCTGAAGATGCTACGCAACAAGGATCTCTCGAACCCCTGGAAGAAGCACGACAATATTCCGCTCTGA
- a CDS encoding ATP12 family chaperone protein: MRDLLNDLSEGLSHPDPIRRAQIQMKRPLPKRFYKNVTVAERDDAFAIELDGKVVRTPAKQVLAVPVEALAELLAAEWDAQAEVIDPATMPVTRLVNTALDGVAMDTQAVFEDILRFSSSDLLCYRAEGPELLVQRQTEQWDPVLDWAANDLGARFILIEGVMHHEQPREAVAAFDVTLRRHDSALALASLHTITTLTGSALLALGFAERHLTLDEVWSLAHLDEDWTIEHWGSDEEGELRRAKRFEEFKAAAEVFLALKA; encoded by the coding sequence ATGCGCGACCTGCTGAACGACCTTTCCGAAGGACTGAGCCACCCCGATCCGATCCGCCGCGCGCAGATCCAGATGAAAAGGCCGCTGCCGAAACGCTTCTACAAGAACGTCACGGTTGCCGAGCGGGACGACGCCTTCGCGATCGAGCTTGATGGCAAGGTCGTGCGCACGCCCGCCAAACAGGTTCTGGCGGTGCCGGTAGAGGCTCTGGCCGAGCTCCTCGCCGCCGAGTGGGATGCACAGGCTGAAGTGATTGACCCGGCGACCATGCCCGTGACACGCCTCGTCAATACCGCGCTCGACGGCGTCGCGATGGACACGCAAGCCGTCTTCGAAGACATCCTGCGGTTTTCCTCGAGCGATCTTCTCTGCTACCGCGCCGAAGGACCGGAACTCCTGGTGCAGCGCCAGACCGAGCAGTGGGACCCGGTTCTCGATTGGGCGGCGAATGATCTCGGCGCGCGCTTCATCCTGATTGAAGGCGTGATGCATCACGAGCAGCCGCGCGAAGCGGTCGCAGCCTTCGACGTCACTTTGCGCAGACACGATAGTGCGTTGGCACTTGCCTCCCTTCACACGATAACGACGCTAACCGGGTCGGCCCTTCTGGCCCTGGGGTTCGCCGAGCGCCATCTGACCCTGGACGAGGTCTGGTCGCTTGCCCATCTCGATGAGGATTGGACGATCGAGCATTGGGGCAGCGACGAGGAGGGCGAACTGCGCCGTGCCAAGCGCTTTGAGGAGTTCAAGGCAGCGGCGGAGGTTTTTTTGGCGCTAAAGGCCTGA
- a CDS encoding HAD-IA family hydrolase — translation MKLILFDCDGTLVDSAALIHEVMARTFVQFGHSRPDLSSTKSIIGLTLDIGIARMQGKLHVDDEAIAMTAHYKSIYMDVRQESGMDVPLFAGIKPMIDRLAAREDILIGAVTGKSRRGLVNVLETHGFTPHFIVSRTADDCPSKPHPAMVTECCDEAGMKAADAIVIGDAVYDMQMAKAAGAKAIGVSWGYASVDDLIAAGADTVAYHPNDVLDHF, via the coding sequence ATGAAGCTTATTCTCTTCGATTGCGACGGCACGTTGGTCGACAGTGCCGCCCTGATCCATGAGGTGATGGCCAGAACCTTCGTTCAATTCGGTCATTCACGGCCGGATCTTTCCAGCACCAAATCGATCATCGGTCTGACGCTCGATATCGGGATTGCCCGCATGCAGGGCAAGCTGCATGTCGATGACGAGGCGATCGCCATGACGGCCCACTACAAGTCGATCTACATGGATGTCAGGCAGGAGTCCGGCATGGATGTGCCCCTTTTCGCCGGGATAAAGCCGATGATAGACAGGCTCGCCGCACGGGAAGACATCCTGATCGGCGCCGTCACCGGAAAGTCGCGCCGCGGGCTTGTCAACGTCCTCGAAACACACGGTTTCACGCCGCATTTCATCGTCTCGCGGACGGCCGACGATTGTCCGTCGAAGCCGCATCCGGCCATGGTAACCGAATGCTGCGACGAAGCCGGCATGAAGGCCGCTGATGCCATTGTCATCGGCGACGCTGTCTACGATATGCAGATGGCAAAGGCTGCAGGCGCAAAGGCAATTGGTGTATCTTGGGGTTATGCCAGCGTTGACGACCTGATTGCCGCCGGCGCCGATACTGTCGCTTACCATCCGAATGACGTGCTTGACCATTTTTGA
- a CDS encoding RluA family pseudouridine synthase, whose product MAGIEHIKVDADEAGMRLDRWFKIHFPGLGFGQLQKLLRSGQVRVDGGRVKTDARVQPGQMVRVPPLDVDAKVKSGPIAGKELKHSSDYELLQRMVLHEDDKVIVLNKPAGLAVQGGSGLTRHIDQMLEAWTSPKGEKPRLVHRLDRDTSGVLVIARTRGAAQKLTAAFRERDTKKTYWSLVKGVPRKHEDKISTWLVKEATADGDRMRIAKHGEEGADHAVSYYRVIETAAQNLAWLEMEPYTGRTHQLRVHALHIGHPIIGDPKYFIDDPNWDFPGGIQKRLHLHARHIDIPHPAGGRLRITAPLPPHMVQTWNLLGLDLAGAERIDE is encoded by the coding sequence ATGGCCGGAATCGAACATATCAAGGTGGATGCCGACGAGGCGGGAATGCGGCTCGACCGGTGGTTCAAGATTCATTTCCCTGGCCTCGGCTTCGGCCAGCTTCAGAAGCTGCTGCGTTCGGGCCAGGTCCGCGTCGACGGTGGACGCGTAAAGACCGACGCGCGCGTGCAGCCGGGCCAGATGGTTCGCGTGCCGCCGCTCGATGTCGATGCGAAGGTCAAGAGCGGTCCGATCGCCGGGAAGGAGCTGAAGCATTCCAGCGATTACGAACTTCTTCAGCGCATGGTGCTGCATGAGGACGACAAGGTGATCGTGCTCAACAAGCCCGCCGGACTTGCCGTGCAGGGCGGTTCCGGCCTGACCCGGCATATCGACCAGATGCTGGAGGCCTGGACGAGCCCCAAAGGCGAGAAGCCGCGGCTCGTGCACCGGCTTGACCGCGACACATCGGGCGTGCTCGTCATTGCCCGCACACGTGGTGCCGCTCAGAAGCTGACGGCTGCCTTTCGCGAACGCGACACCAAGAAGACCTACTGGTCGTTGGTGAAGGGCGTGCCGCGCAAGCATGAGGACAAGATCTCCACGTGGCTCGTCAAGGAAGCGACTGCCGACGGCGATCGCATGCGCATTGCCAAGCACGGCGAGGAGGGTGCGGATCATGCCGTGTCCTACTACCGCGTGATTGAAACGGCGGCGCAAAACCTGGCCTGGCTCGAGATGGAGCCGTACACCGGCCGTACGCATCAGCTTCGTGTTCATGCGCTGCATATCGGCCATCCGATCATCGGCGATCCAAAATACTTCATCGACGACCCGAACTGGGACTTTCCCGGCGGCATCCAGAAGCGGCTTCACCTGCATGCCCGTCATATCGACATCCCGCATCCTGCAGGCGGACGCCTGCGCATCACGGCGCCGCTGCCGCCGCATATGGTGCAGACCTGGAACCTTCTCGGCCTTGATCTTGCCGGTGCGGAGAGGATTGACGAATGA
- the crcB gene encoding fluoride efflux transporter CrcB, with protein MIQALLVGAGGAIGSLLRYYVGQWSLRLLGPGFPWGTLIVNVIGCFAIGVFAEMIARRFNASVEMRLLLITGFLGGFTTFSAFSLDAISLFERGEAVAGGLYVAASVGLSIASVMAGLALVRALI; from the coding sequence ATGATCCAGGCTCTTCTTGTCGGCGCCGGCGGCGCTATCGGCTCGCTTTTGAGATATTATGTCGGCCAATGGTCGCTGCGGCTCCTGGGGCCTGGCTTTCCTTGGGGCACGCTAATTGTCAACGTCATTGGCTGTTTCGCCATTGGCGTTTTTGCCGAAATGATCGCGCGCCGGTTCAACGCCTCCGTCGAGATGCGCCTGCTGCTCATCACCGGCTTCCTCGGCGGCTTTACGACCTTTTCCGCCTTTTCTCTTGACGCGATCTCGCTTTTCGAGCGGGGCGAGGCAGTCGCCGGCGGACTTTACGTCGCCGCAAGCGTCGGGCTTTCGATTGCCTCTGTCATGGCTGGTCTCGCGCTTGTGCGTGCTTTGATCTGA
- a CDS encoding copper chaperone PCu(A)C codes for MKTIKTLSAAALVFAAAFTAAQAHVTFLNPEAPQEKTFLATLQVPHGCDGKPTNEVQVKLPEGFVFAKPQPKSGWELEVIKGDYQKTYDNHGTKVKSGAVEIRWKGGNLSDDFYDTFVIQGKVSGVDAGTSLAFPVKQLCGDAAEAWEQVATDGGDPHRLKSPAPLLKVVAGGDNGHDHGDMAGMDMNAAAGGTATLGDLEISGAFTKAMLPGQPVGGGFFTVKNNGKTDDRLVVVSSPTAGEVQMHEMAMQNNVMKMRELKDGIAIPAGGTVKLAPGGLHLMFQKVKAPFKQGESVPVTLTFEKAGKIDVTLEVLSAQGK; via the coding sequence ATGAAGACAATCAAGACACTCAGCGCTGCGGCCCTGGTTTTCGCAGCCGCATTCACGGCAGCGCAGGCGCATGTCACCTTTCTTAATCCCGAAGCCCCACAGGAAAAGACGTTCCTCGCAACGCTGCAGGTGCCGCATGGCTGTGACGGCAAGCCCACCAACGAAGTGCAGGTGAAGCTGCCGGAAGGCTTTGTATTCGCCAAGCCGCAGCCGAAGTCCGGCTGGGAACTTGAAGTGATCAAGGGCGACTATCAGAAGACCTACGACAATCACGGCACCAAGGTGAAATCCGGCGCAGTCGAAATCCGCTGGAAGGGCGGCAACCTCTCGGACGATTTTTACGATACCTTCGTGATCCAGGGCAAGGTTTCGGGCGTGGATGCCGGAACATCGCTGGCCTTTCCGGTGAAGCAGCTTTGCGGCGATGCGGCCGAGGCATGGGAACAGGTGGCAACCGATGGCGGCGATCCCCATAGGCTCAAGAGCCCGGCGCCGTTGCTGAAGGTCGTTGCCGGTGGCGACAATGGCCATGACCATGGCGACATGGCCGGGATGGACATGAATGCTGCAGCAGGCGGCACTGCAACACTCGGCGACCTCGAAATCTCCGGCGCCTTTACGAAGGCAATGCTGCCCGGCCAGCCGGTCGGCGGCGGCTTCTTTACTGTCAAGAATAACGGCAAGACCGACGACAGGCTCGTCGTCGTTTCCTCGCCGACCGCGGGCGAAGTTCAAATGCACGAAATGGCCATGCAGAACAATGTCATGAAGATGCGTGAACTGAAGGATGGGATTGCCATTCCAGCGGGCGGGACGGTGAAGCTAGCGCCTGGCGGCCTGCATCTGATGTTCCAGAAGGTGAAGGCGCCTTTCAAGCAGGGTGAGAGCGTGCCGGTGACGCTAACCTTTGAGAAGGCAGGCAAGATCGACGTGACGTTGGAGGTTCTCTCGGCCCAGGGCAAATAA
- the gcvT gene encoding glycine cleavage system aminomethyltransferase GcvT produces MDDTAALKKTPLHALHLSLGARMVPFAGYEMPVQYSAGVLKEHLQTRAGAGLFDVSHMGQVVVRAKSGRYEDAALALESLVPVDILGLAEGRQRYGFFTDENGGILDDLMITHLDDHLFVVVNAACKEADVAHMQRHIGDRCDITLLDRALVALQGPRAVNVLAELWADVAAMKFMDVRHCRLHDISCLVSRSGYSGEDGFEISVPVNKAEDVARRLLEHPDAQPIGLGARDSLRLEAGLCLYGNDIDATTTPVEAALEWAMQKARRTGGARAGDFPGAARILGELDNGATRRRVGLKPEGKAPVRGHSKLYADAEGKTEIGEVTSGGFGPSVEGPVAMGYVPVSHASVGTQIYAEVRGKYLPATVAALPFITPTYKR; encoded by the coding sequence TTGGACGATACTGCTGCCCTCAAGAAAACTCCGCTACACGCGCTGCATCTTTCGCTCGGTGCCCGCATGGTGCCTTTCGCAGGCTACGAGATGCCCGTTCAGTATTCAGCCGGCGTGCTGAAGGAACACCTGCAGACGCGCGCCGGCGCCGGCCTCTTCGACGTCTCCCACATGGGTCAGGTCGTCGTGAGGGCGAAGTCCGGCAGATATGAAGATGCCGCCCTCGCACTCGAAAGCCTCGTACCGGTCGACATTCTCGGCCTCGCCGAAGGCCGCCAGCGCTACGGCTTCTTCACCGACGAAAACGGCGGCATCCTCGACGACTTGATGATCACCCATCTCGACGACCATCTCTTCGTCGTCGTCAACGCCGCCTGCAAGGAGGCCGATGTCGCGCACATGCAAAGGCATATCGGCGACCGCTGCGACATAACCCTTCTCGACCGCGCGTTAGTCGCGCTGCAAGGTCCGCGCGCCGTCAACGTGCTGGCCGAACTCTGGGCGGATGTCGCGGCGATGAAGTTCATGGACGTGCGTCACTGCCGCTTGCACGACATCTCCTGTCTCGTTTCCCGCTCCGGCTATAGCGGCGAGGACGGCTTCGAGATCTCCGTACCCGTTAACAAGGCGGAGGATGTCGCCAGGCGGTTGCTCGAACATCCCGATGCGCAGCCGATCGGCCTCGGCGCCCGCGATTCGCTGCGTCTGGAGGCGGGACTCTGCCTCTACGGCAACGACATCGACGCCACCACAACGCCGGTCGAGGCGGCGCTCGAATGGGCCATGCAGAAGGCCCGCAGGACGGGCGGAGCGCGCGCGGGGGACTTTCCGGGTGCAGCACGCATTCTCGGTGAACTCGACAATGGTGCCACACGCCGCCGTGTCGGCCTGAAGCCGGAAGGCAAGGCGCCGGTGCGCGGCCATTCCAAACTCTATGCGGATGCCGAAGGCAAGACCGAGATCGGCGAAGTCACTTCGGGCGGCTTCGGCCCGAGTGTCGAAGGCCCGGTTGCCATGGGCTATGTGCCGGTTTCGCATGCCTCCGTTGGAACCCAAATTTACGCTGAGGTGCGCGGCAAGTATCTCCCCGCTACGGTCGCCGCCCTGCCTTTCATCACGCCGACCTACAAACGCTAA
- the gcvH gene encoding glycine cleavage system protein GcvH, with protein sequence MLKFTEEHEWLKVEDGVATVGITNYAVEQLGDLVFVELPEVGATFSKNDDAATVESVKAASEVYCPLDGEITEVNEAITADPSLVNSDPQGAGWFFKLKLKNPADADGLLDEAAYKELTA encoded by the coding sequence ATGCTGAAATTTACCGAAGAACATGAATGGCTGAAAGTCGAAGACGGCGTGGCGACGGTCGGCATTACGAATTATGCCGTCGAACAGCTCGGCGACCTCGTTTTCGTCGAATTGCCGGAAGTGGGCGCGACCTTTTCCAAGAATGACGATGCCGCCACCGTCGAATCCGTGAAGGCTGCCTCGGAAGTCTATTGTCCGCTCGATGGCGAGATCACCGAAGTCAACGAAGCGATCACTGCCGATCCGTCGCTGGTCAATTCCGACCCGCAGGGCGCCGGCTGGTTCTTCAAGCTGAAGCTCAAGAATCCGGCCGATGCCGATGGCCTGCTAGACGAAGCGGCCTATAAGGAGCTCACCGCGTAA
- the gcvP gene encoding aminomethyl-transferring glycine dehydrogenase, which yields MTTPTEFQFTDYQPYDFANRRHIGPSPAEMSDMLKVVGYNSLDSLIDATVPSAIRQKAALAWGAPMTEREALDKLRETANKNKVLVSLIGQGYYGTITPPVIQRTILENPAWYTAYTPYQPEISQGRLEALLNYQTMICDLTGLDVANASLLDEATAAAEGMAIAERVAKSKAKAFFVDAACHPQTIALIQTRAEPLGWSVIVGDPFKDLDPVDVFGAIFQYPGTHGHVHDFTGLISRLHQTGAIAIVAADILALTLLKSPGEMGADIAIGSSQRFGVPVGYGGPHAAYMSVKDAHKRSMPGRLVGVSVDARGNRAYRLSLQTREQHIRREKATSNICTAQVLLAVMASMYAVFHGPKGIKAIAQQVHQKAVLMAKGLEKLGYRIEPETFFDTLTVDVGHMQGLILRAAVAEGINLRKVGTTKICMSLDERTRPATLEAAWRAFGGNFAVADFEPGYRLPKDLLRTSEYLTHPIFHMNRAESEMTRYIRRLSDRDLALDRAMIPLGSCTMKLNATAEMLPITWPEFSDIHPYAPVDQALGYREMIDDLTEKLCAVTGYDAFSMQPNSGAQGEYAGLLTIRNYHIANGNGHRDVCLIPTSAHGTNPASAQMAGMKVVVVKVRGNGDIDMDDFRAKAEEHAENLSCCMITYPSTHGVFEETVKEICDLVHKHGGQVYLDGANMNAMVGLSRPGDIGSDVSHLNLHKTFCIPHGGGGPGMGPIGVKAHLAPHLPGHPETDGRSGAVSAAAFGSASILPISWSYVLMMGGEGLTQATKVAILNANYIAARLKGAYGVLYKSESGRVAHECIIDTRPLADSASVTVDDIAKRLIDCGFHAPTMSWPVAGTLMIEPTESETKAELDRFCEAMLAIREEARAIEEGRMDKVNNPLKNAPHTVEDLVGEWDRPYSREQACFPPGAFRVDKYWSPVNRVDNVYGDRNLVCTCPPVESYAEAAE from the coding sequence ATGACGACGCCGACAGAATTCCAGTTTACCGACTACCAGCCCTACGACTTCGCCAACCGCCGCCATATCGGCCCGTCGCCGGCCGAAATGAGCGACATGCTGAAGGTCGTCGGCTACAACAGCCTCGACAGCCTCATCGACGCGACCGTGCCGTCTGCGATCCGACAGAAGGCGGCGCTTGCCTGGGGCGCGCCGATGACGGAGCGCGAGGCGCTCGACAAGCTGCGCGAGACCGCCAACAAGAACAAGGTCCTCGTTTCCCTGATCGGCCAAGGCTATTACGGCACCATCACGCCGCCGGTCATCCAGCGCACCATCCTCGAAAATCCGGCCTGGTACACGGCCTACACGCCTTACCAGCCGGAGATCAGTCAGGGCCGTCTGGAAGCGCTCTTGAACTACCAGACGATGATCTGCGACCTGACCGGTCTCGACGTCGCCAACGCTTCGCTTCTCGACGAAGCGACCGCTGCTGCCGAAGGCATGGCGATTGCCGAGCGCGTCGCGAAGTCTAAGGCCAAGGCTTTCTTCGTCGATGCCGCCTGCCATCCGCAGACGATCGCGCTCATCCAGACCCGCGCCGAACCGCTCGGCTGGAGCGTCATCGTCGGTGACCCCTTCAAGGATCTCGATCCGGTGGACGTCTTCGGCGCCATCTTCCAGTATCCGGGCACGCACGGCCACGTGCATGATTTCACAGGCCTGATCTCCCGCCTGCATCAGACGGGCGCGATCGCCATCGTCGCGGCCGATATCCTCGCGCTGACGCTTCTGAAGTCGCCGGGCGAAATGGGCGCCGATATTGCGATCGGCTCGTCGCAGCGCTTCGGCGTTCCGGTGGGCTACGGCGGACCGCATGCCGCATATATGTCGGTCAAGGATGCGCACAAGCGCTCCATGCCCGGCCGTCTCGTCGGCGTCTCGGTCGATGCCCGCGGCAATCGCGCCTACCGGCTGTCGCTGCAGACCCGCGAACAGCATATCCGCCGCGAAAAGGCAACGTCGAACATCTGCACCGCGCAGGTGCTGCTCGCGGTCATGGCCTCGATGTATGCGGTTTTCCACGGTCCCAAGGGCATCAAGGCGATCGCCCAGCAGGTCCACCAGAAGGCCGTGCTGATGGCTAAGGGCCTAGAAAAGCTAGGCTACAGGATAGAGCCAGAAACCTTTTTCGACACGCTCACCGTCGATGTCGGCCACATGCAGGGCCTCATCCTGCGCGCGGCCGTCGCCGAGGGTATCAACCTGCGCAAGGTTGGCACGACCAAGATCTGCATGAGCCTCGATGAGCGCACGCGCCCCGCGACGCTCGAAGCCGCCTGGCGCGCATTCGGCGGCAATTTCGCCGTGGCCGATTTCGAGCCAGGCTACCGCCTGCCGAAGGACCTGCTGCGCACCAGCGAATATCTGACGCATCCGATTTTCCACATGAACCGCGCCGAAAGCGAAATGACCCGCTACATTCGCCGGCTCTCCGACCGCGACCTCGCCCTCGACCGCGCGATGATCCCGCTCGGCTCCTGCACCATGAAGCTGAACGCCACGGCGGAAATGCTGCCTATCACCTGGCCGGAGTTTTCGGATATCCATCCTTATGCTCCGGTCGATCAGGCGCTCGGCTACCGCGAAATGATCGACGATCTGACGGAAAAACTCTGCGCCGTGACCGGCTATGACGCCTTCTCGATGCAGCCAAATTCCGGCGCGCAGGGCGAATATGCCGGCCTGCTCACGATCCGCAACTACCATATCGCCAACGGCAACGGCCATCGCGACGTCTGCCTGATCCCGACCTCGGCGCACGGCACCAACCCCGCCTCCGCGCAGATGGCCGGCATGAAGGTCGTGGTCGTCAAGGTTCGCGGGAACGGCGACATCGACATGGACGACTTCCGCGCCAAGGCGGAGGAGCATGCGGAAAATCTCTCCTGCTGCATGATAACCTATCCTTCGACGCATGGCGTGTTCGAGGAAACGGTGAAGGAGATCTGCGATCTCGTGCACAAGCACGGCGGCCAGGTCTATCTCGACGGCGCCAACATGAACGCCATGGTCGGCTTGTCGCGTCCCGGTGACATCGGTTCCGACGTCAGTCACCTCAACCTGCACAAGACCTTCTGCATCCCCCATGGCGGCGGCGGTCCCGGCATGGGCCCGATCGGCGTCAAGGCCCATCTGGCGCCTCACCTGCCCGGCCACCCGGAAACGGACGGACGCTCAGGCGCCGTCTCGGCAGCGGCCTTCGGCTCGGCCTCGATCCTGCCGATCTCCTGGAGCTATGTGCTGATGATGGGTGGCGAAGGCCTGACGCAGGCAACCAAGGTTGCGATCCTCAACGCCAACTACATCGCCGCCCGCCTGAAGGGCGCCTACGGGGTGCTCTACAAGTCCGAGAGCGGCCGCGTCGCGCATGAATGCATCATCGACACGCGTCCGCTGGCCGACAGCGCGAGCGTCACGGTCGACGACATCGCCAAGCGCCTGATCGACTGCGGCTTCCATGCCCCGACCATGAGCTGGCCGGTCGCCGGCACACTGATGATCGAGCCGACCGAGTCCGAAACCAAGGCCGAGCTCGACCGCTTCTGCGAGGCAATGCTGGCGATCCGCGAGGAAGCCCGCGCCATCGAGGAAGGCCGCATGGACAAGGTCAACAACCCGCTGAAGAACGCCCCGCACACGGTGGAAGACCTCGTCGGCGAATGGGACCGCCCCTACAGCCGCGAACAAGCCTGCTTCCCGCCCGGGGCCTTTCGTGTCGACAAATACTGGTCCCCGGTCAACCGCGTCGACAATGTGTACGGGGACAGGAACCTCGTTTGCACCTGCCCGCCGGTGGAGAGCTACGCAGAGGCTGCGGAGTAG
- a CDS encoding class I SAM-dependent methyltransferase, with translation MSSSFNVHNAAGYEQLMGRWSQKLASPFIGFAGLAAGEKVLDVGCGTGSLTFALAKAADLSEIAAVDYSPVFVEEAIRRNIDPRIKIGQADACSLPFEDGGFDRALALLVLHFVPEAGRAVGEMRRVVRSGGVVAAAVWDHLGGMPGMRMMVDTVAALSETGRQLRNRYCFQPMMQPGEMKRTFVEQGLLDVTETQLVIRMEYQNFNDYWAPIAAGEGPLGKYVATLDAAERARIDAAVRDAYEAGRSDGPRSFANVAWACRGIVP, from the coding sequence ATGTCCTCAAGCTTTAACGTTCACAACGCGGCCGGCTACGAGCAGCTCATGGGACGCTGGAGCCAAAAGCTCGCGTCGCCATTCATTGGGTTTGCGGGTCTTGCCGCTGGTGAGAAGGTACTTGATGTCGGTTGCGGCACGGGCAGCCTGACATTTGCCCTTGCCAAGGCCGCTGATCTCAGCGAGATCGCTGCCGTCGACTATTCGCCAGTCTTCGTCGAGGAGGCAATTCGGCGCAACATCGACCCGCGCATCAAGATCGGGCAGGCGGACGCTTGCTCTTTGCCTTTCGAAGACGGAGGCTTCGACCGCGCGCTCGCACTGCTCGTTCTTCATTTCGTGCCCGAGGCCGGCCGGGCCGTTGGAGAGATGCGCCGCGTCGTGCGTTCGGGCGGGGTAGTCGCCGCAGCTGTCTGGGATCATCTCGGCGGCATGCCCGGCATGCGAATGATGGTCGACACGGTGGCGGCGCTCAGCGAGACCGGGCGGCAGCTGCGCAATCGCTATTGCTTTCAGCCGATGATGCAGCCTGGCGAAATGAAGCGGACTTTTGTCGAGCAGGGTCTGCTGGACGTTACCGAAACTCAGCTGGTGATCCGCATGGAGTACCAAAACTTTAATGATTACTGGGCACCTATTGCCGCAGGCGAAGGCCCTCTTGGCAAATATGTGGCGACGCTCGACGCCGCTGAGCGGGCGCGCATCGATGCTGCCGTACGCGACGCATACGAGGCGGGCCGGTCCGATGGTCCAAGGTCGTTCGCAAATGTTGCATGGGCCTGTCGCGGCATCGTTCCCTGA